Proteins from a single region of Bombus vancouverensis nearcticus chromosome 5, iyBomVanc1_principal, whole genome shotgun sequence:
- the ITP gene encoding ion transport peptide isoform X1 — MEDNDRHRATRSRVNLAIRYTMHRQQRLRSSSSSLSSLTLPLSMSRSSIPSTTTSISSVTMPSSTTTSTSPSPSPSTSSSPLSSSSIFLPLSTTWPTSNLSSYSWSVQQTSCSRLPSLPSESSIVSTVSIPCPKLVSVLAWSVTLLLVSSCIGLTDAGILNGHPLGKRSFIDIQCKGIYDKSIFARLDRICEDCYNLFREPQLHQLCRKNCFTSDYFKGCLDVLLLQDEVEKIQTWIKTLHGAEPGV; from the exons acTATGCATCGGCAACAGAGGCTTCGTTCCTCATCGTCGTCTTTATCATCGTTAACCTTACCGCTCTCGATGTCTCGTTCATCTATCCCATCCACAACTACATCGATATCGTCTGTAACGATGCCGTCTTCTACGACAACCTCAACGTCGCCATCGCCGTCGCCatcgacgtcgtcgtcgccgttgtCATCGTCGTCCATCTTTCTACCATTGTCAACGACGTGGCCGACATCGAACTTGTCGTCGTATTCCTGGAGCGTACAACAAACCTCATGCTCGAGGTTACCTTCGTTACCAAGCGAATCGTCGATCGTGTCAACTGTATCGATACCCTGCCCAAAACTCGTCTCTGTGTTAGCTTGGTCTGTGACACTGTTACTCGTTTCATCGTGCATCGGTCTAACGGACGCTGGCATCTTGAATGGACATCCTTTGGGTAAAAGGTCCTTTATCGATATTCAATGTAAGGGTATATACGATAAAAGTATCTTTGCCCGACTGGACCGTATCTGCGAGGATTGTTATAACCTGTTTCGGGAACCTCAATTACATCAACTATGCAG GAAAAACTGCTTTACATCAGACTACTTCAAAGGATGCTTAGACGTACTGTTGTTACAAGACGAAGTAGAGAAGATCCAAACATGGATCAAGACACTTCATGGAGCGGAACCCGGGGTTTAG
- the LOC117158558 gene encoding uncharacterized protein LOC117158558 isoform X2: MENEQRHYELRSGSRSRSRTPLVQTCVMSEPETLEHHYHLRSLSQERSHTPGEVANTKRSGPRILSGSSSKTNDQNVEAIVERKKEILTVETTLGDKNKRIENPSVYTKRGERRSERQKAKKQIFANGQTDNKEGSFEHKSGESQKNIFPHRTITSDYSSEETEQEELSDRSCSAHEIYKQAGDWWNVFPKTDYTYSERSKCRYEIAPGILAMPNMSRRSIHSNTQDSNRSLHVPSENVVYERTNIGNERGTKAEDSIFVNEYYGAHISSTDKSKAQYTKTHIEQYRCHREVIYAEPTNSTNSQSRQSLSSDLPLKRIDSRKCRITSAVDSDTELEETASNNYSQRSKITHQFTSFILVTALWFSKFLEFLKLKPVRRREYYATYEYQRYESRWSKIWKYIDSPLHYIYLFMVRVFFFDSWLLSRVSSIRRWMHQKSPILFWIALLPLFLLTGCWCLPHLSALFPQTKVITREFGTGQELVASEKQLFLKGEMFGKEDNFESITEKLHSRINNLEDRTIKQSDRLFNITQALERLKERGYIWPKDDNEILLLEERLKEYKLADIYSQEIDVIKSQLEKLKEFYSELKLCCSTRTNHITSEDLEKRIEMVLIDHFGTLMSNAEKVKVRDKSWIANDVITDDRVREIVKEAIKIYDADKTGRVDYALESAGGQIISTRCTQKYDIKTRVVKLLAFTLYHENNNPRTVIQGNPIQPGACWAFQGFPGYLLIKLRSSIYVTGFTVEHAPKSILPNEEMRSAPKKFNVWGFVDENDSEPVLFGDYEFAASDDNLQYFPVENTAIKTPYEYVELRIHSNHGQLEYT; this comes from the exons ATGGAGAATGAACAACGACATTATGAATTACGAAGTGGAAGTAGATCACGTTCTAGAACTCCTTTGGTGCAAACTTGTGTCATGAGTGAACCAGAAACTCTAGAACATCATTATCATTTAAGAAGTTTAAGTCAGGAGAGATCTCATACTCCTGGAGAAGTTGCAAATACTAAAAGATCTGGTCCTAGAAtatt ATCTGGTAGTAGCAGTAAAACAAATGATCAAAATGTGGAGGCTATagtggaaagaaaaaaagaaattctcaCTGTTGAAACAACATTGGGGGATAAAAATAAGCGAATTGAAAATCCTTCTGTCTATACAAAAAGAGGAGAACGTCGATCTGAACGGCAAAAGGCAAAAAAACAGATATTTGCAAATGGTCAAACTGATAACAAGGAAGGTTCATTTGAACATAAAAGCGGAGAAAGCCAAAAAAACATCTTTCCACATAGAACTATTACTAGTGATTATTCTTCAGAGGAAACAGAACAAGAAGAATTGTCTGATAGATCATGTTCTGCGCATGAAATCTATAAGCAAGCTGGTGATTGGTGGAA TGTATTTCCTAAAACGGACTACACCTATTCTGAAAGGTCCAAGTGTCGTTATGAAATAGCGCCAGGTATACTAGCCATGCCTAATATGTCACGGCGATCCATCCATTCAAATACGCAGGATTCTAATCGATCCTTGCATGTTCCGTCTGAGAATGTTGTATATGAAAGAACAAATATCGGAAACGAGAGAGGGACAAAAGCAGAAGATTCTATA TTTGTTAATGAATATTATGGAGCACATATATCAAGTACGGATAAGTCTAAAGCTCAATACACAAAGACACATATAGAACAGTACCGTTGTCACAGGGAAGTAATTTATGCAGAACCTACTAATTCAACGAATTCACAATCAAG GCAATCGTTGAGCTCTGATTTACCATTAAAACGTATTGATTctcgaaaatgtagaattacATCTGCTGTTGATTCAGATACTGAATTAGAAGAAACAGCTTCAAATAACTATAGCCAAAGAAGCAAAATAACACATCAGTTTACGAGTTTTATATTGGTTACTGCTTTATGGTTTAGCAAATTCCTTGAATTTCTAAAGCTCAAGCCAGTCAGAAGAAGAGAATATTATGCCACTTATGAATATCAAAGATATg AATCTAGATGGTCCAAGATTTGGAAATATATTGACAGTCCTTTGcattatatttatctttttatgGTCAGGGTGTTTTTCTTTGACTCGTGGTTGTTGAGTCGTGTATCCAGTATTAGGAGATGGATGCATCAGAAAAGCCCAATACTGTTTTGGATTGCTTTATTGCCATTGTTTCTTCTTACTG gtTGCTGGTGTTTACCACATCTTTCAGCTCTATTTCCTCAAACCAAAGTAATTACGCGGGAATTTGGAACTGGACAGGAGTTAGTTGCAAGTGAAAAGCAATTATTTTTAAAGGGGGAAATGTTTGGAAAAGAAGATAATTTTGAATCGATCACCGAAAAATTACACAGTAGGATCAACAACTTGGAGGATCGAACTATCAAACAATCT GACCGCCTTTTCAATATAACTCAAGCGCTGGAGCGGCTTAAAGAAAGGGGATATATCTGGCCAAAAGATGAT aatgaaatattattgttgGAGGAGAGACTGAAAGAATATAAATTAGCTGATATCTATTCTCAAGAAATTGATGTTATTAAGTCTCAGTTGGAGAAACTGAAAGAATTTTATTCGGAGTTAAAATTATGCTGTAGCACACGTACAAATCATATTACTAGCGAAGATTTAGAAAAACGCATCGAAATGGTCTTAATTGATCATTTCGGTACGTTGATGTCGAACGCAGAAAAAGTTAAAG TTCGAGACAAATCATGGATTGcgaatgatgttataacggatGATCGCGTTCGCGAAATAGTCAAGGAAgccataaaaatatatgatgCGGACAAAACGGGACGTGTTGATTATGCTTTAGAATCTGCCG gtGGTCAGATCATTAGTACACGTTGTACTCAAAAATACGATATAAAAACTAGGGTAGTCAAACTGTTGGCTTTTACATTAtatcatgaaaataataatcCTCGTACAGTGATACAAGGAAATCCAATACAACCAGGTGCTTGCTGGGCATTTCAAGGCTTTCCaggatatttattaattaagttACGAAGTTCTATTTATGTTACTGGATTTACAGTTGAACATGCACCGAAATCGATTTTACCCAATGAAGAAATGAGAAGTGCGCCTAAAAAGTTTAATGTCTGG GGTTTTGTCGATGAAAATGATTCTGAACCTGTATTGTTTGGTGATTACGAATTTGCAGCTTCGGATGATAATCTACAATACTTCCCAGTTGAA AATACAGCAATCAAGACACCATATGAATATGTGGAATTAAGGATACACAGTAACCATGGACAACTTGAATATACAT GA
- the ITP gene encoding ion transport peptide isoform X2 translates to MMERKTMHRQQRLRSSSSSLSSLTLPLSMSRSSIPSTTTSISSVTMPSSTTTSTSPSPSPSTSSSPLSSSSIFLPLSTTWPTSNLSSYSWSVQQTSCSRLPSLPSESSIVSTVSIPCPKLVSVLAWSVTLLLVSSCIGLTDAGILNGHPLGKRSFIDIQCKGIYDKSIFARLDRICEDCYNLFREPQLHQLCRKNCFTSDYFKGCLDVLLLQDEVEKIQTWIKTLHGAEPGV, encoded by the exons acTATGCATCGGCAACAGAGGCTTCGTTCCTCATCGTCGTCTTTATCATCGTTAACCTTACCGCTCTCGATGTCTCGTTCATCTATCCCATCCACAACTACATCGATATCGTCTGTAACGATGCCGTCTTCTACGACAACCTCAACGTCGCCATCGCCGTCGCCatcgacgtcgtcgtcgccgttgtCATCGTCGTCCATCTTTCTACCATTGTCAACGACGTGGCCGACATCGAACTTGTCGTCGTATTCCTGGAGCGTACAACAAACCTCATGCTCGAGGTTACCTTCGTTACCAAGCGAATCGTCGATCGTGTCAACTGTATCGATACCCTGCCCAAAACTCGTCTCTGTGTTAGCTTGGTCTGTGACACTGTTACTCGTTTCATCGTGCATCGGTCTAACGGACGCTGGCATCTTGAATGGACATCCTTTGGGTAAAAGGTCCTTTATCGATATTCAATGTAAGGGTATATACGATAAAAGTATCTTTGCCCGACTGGACCGTATCTGCGAGGATTGTTATAACCTGTTTCGGGAACCTCAATTACATCAACTATGCAG GAAAAACTGCTTTACATCAGACTACTTCAAAGGATGCTTAGACGTACTGTTGTTACAAGACGAAGTAGAGAAGATCCAAACATGGATCAAGACACTTCATGGAGCGGAACCCGGGGTTTAG
- the ITP gene encoding ion transport peptide isoform X3, translated as MHRQQRLRSSSSSLSSLTLPLSMSRSSIPSTTTSISSVTMPSSTTTSTSPSPSPSTSSSPLSSSSIFLPLSTTWPTSNLSSYSWSVQQTSCSRLPSLPSESSIVSTVSIPCPKLVSVLAWSVTLLLVSSCIGLTDAGILNGHPLGKRSFIDIQCKGIYDKSIFARLDRICEDCYNLFREPQLHQLCRKNCFTSDYFKGCLDVLLLQDEVEKIQTWIKTLHGAEPGV; from the exons ATGCATCGGCAACAGAGGCTTCGTTCCTCATCGTCGTCTTTATCATCGTTAACCTTACCGCTCTCGATGTCTCGTTCATCTATCCCATCCACAACTACATCGATATCGTCTGTAACGATGCCGTCTTCTACGACAACCTCAACGTCGCCATCGCCGTCGCCatcgacgtcgtcgtcgccgttgtCATCGTCGTCCATCTTTCTACCATTGTCAACGACGTGGCCGACATCGAACTTGTCGTCGTATTCCTGGAGCGTACAACAAACCTCATGCTCGAGGTTACCTTCGTTACCAAGCGAATCGTCGATCGTGTCAACTGTATCGATACCCTGCCCAAAACTCGTCTCTGTGTTAGCTTGGTCTGTGACACTGTTACTCGTTTCATCGTGCATCGGTCTAACGGACGCTGGCATCTTGAATGGACATCCTTTGGGTAAAAGGTCCTTTATCGATATTCAATGTAAGGGTATATACGATAAAAGTATCTTTGCCCGACTGGACCGTATCTGCGAGGATTGTTATAACCTGTTTCGGGAACCTCAATTACATCAACTATGCAG GAAAAACTGCTTTACATCAGACTACTTCAAAGGATGCTTAGACGTACTGTTGTTACAAGACGAAGTAGAGAAGATCCAAACATGGATCAAGACACTTCATGGAGCGGAACCCGGGGTTTAG
- the LOC117158558 gene encoding uncharacterized protein LOC117158558 isoform X1 — protein sequence MENEQRHYELRSGSRSRSRTPLVQTCVMSEPETLEHHYHLRSLSQERSHTPGEVANTKRSGPRILSGSSSKTNDQNVEAIVERKKEILTVETTLGDKNKRIENPSVYTKRGERRSERQKAKKQIFANGQTDNKEGSFEHKSGESQKNIFPHRTITSDYSSEETEQEELSDRSCSAHEIYKQAGDWWNVFPKTDYTYSERSKCRYEIAPGILAMPNMSRRSIHSNTQDSNRSLHVPSENVVYERTNIGNERGTKAEDSIFVNEYYGAHISSTDKSKAQYTKTHIEQYRCHREVIYAEPTNSTNSQSRQSLSSDLPLKRIDSRKCRITSAVDSDTELEETASNNYSQRSKITHQFTSFILVTALWFSKFLEFLKLKPVRRREYYATYEYQRYESRWSKIWKYIDSPLHYIYLFMVRVFFFDSWLLSRVSSIRRWMHQKSPILFWIALLPLFLLTGCWCLPHLSALFPQTKVITREFGTGQELVASEKQLFLKGEMFGKEDNFESITEKLHSRINNLEDRTIKQSDRLFNITQALERLKERGYIWPKDDNEILLLEERLKEYKLADIYSQEIDVIKSQLEKLKEFYSELKLCCSTRTNHITSEDLEKRIEMVLIDHFGTLMSNAEKVKVRDKSWIANDVITDDRVREIVKEAIKIYDADKTGRVDYALESAGGQIISTRCTQKYDIKTRVVKLLAFTLYHENNNPRTVIQGNPIQPGACWAFQGFPGYLLIKLRSSIYVTGFTVEHAPKSILPNEEMRSAPKKFNVWGFVDENDSEPVLFGDYEFAASDDNLQYFPVENTAIKTPYEYVELRIHSNHGQLEYTCLYRFRVHGKSV from the exons ATGGAGAATGAACAACGACATTATGAATTACGAAGTGGAAGTAGATCACGTTCTAGAACTCCTTTGGTGCAAACTTGTGTCATGAGTGAACCAGAAACTCTAGAACATCATTATCATTTAAGAAGTTTAAGTCAGGAGAGATCTCATACTCCTGGAGAAGTTGCAAATACTAAAAGATCTGGTCCTAGAAtatt ATCTGGTAGTAGCAGTAAAACAAATGATCAAAATGTGGAGGCTATagtggaaagaaaaaaagaaattctcaCTGTTGAAACAACATTGGGGGATAAAAATAAGCGAATTGAAAATCCTTCTGTCTATACAAAAAGAGGAGAACGTCGATCTGAACGGCAAAAGGCAAAAAAACAGATATTTGCAAATGGTCAAACTGATAACAAGGAAGGTTCATTTGAACATAAAAGCGGAGAAAGCCAAAAAAACATCTTTCCACATAGAACTATTACTAGTGATTATTCTTCAGAGGAAACAGAACAAGAAGAATTGTCTGATAGATCATGTTCTGCGCATGAAATCTATAAGCAAGCTGGTGATTGGTGGAA TGTATTTCCTAAAACGGACTACACCTATTCTGAAAGGTCCAAGTGTCGTTATGAAATAGCGCCAGGTATACTAGCCATGCCTAATATGTCACGGCGATCCATCCATTCAAATACGCAGGATTCTAATCGATCCTTGCATGTTCCGTCTGAGAATGTTGTATATGAAAGAACAAATATCGGAAACGAGAGAGGGACAAAAGCAGAAGATTCTATA TTTGTTAATGAATATTATGGAGCACATATATCAAGTACGGATAAGTCTAAAGCTCAATACACAAAGACACATATAGAACAGTACCGTTGTCACAGGGAAGTAATTTATGCAGAACCTACTAATTCAACGAATTCACAATCAAG GCAATCGTTGAGCTCTGATTTACCATTAAAACGTATTGATTctcgaaaatgtagaattacATCTGCTGTTGATTCAGATACTGAATTAGAAGAAACAGCTTCAAATAACTATAGCCAAAGAAGCAAAATAACACATCAGTTTACGAGTTTTATATTGGTTACTGCTTTATGGTTTAGCAAATTCCTTGAATTTCTAAAGCTCAAGCCAGTCAGAAGAAGAGAATATTATGCCACTTATGAATATCAAAGATATg AATCTAGATGGTCCAAGATTTGGAAATATATTGACAGTCCTTTGcattatatttatctttttatgGTCAGGGTGTTTTTCTTTGACTCGTGGTTGTTGAGTCGTGTATCCAGTATTAGGAGATGGATGCATCAGAAAAGCCCAATACTGTTTTGGATTGCTTTATTGCCATTGTTTCTTCTTACTG gtTGCTGGTGTTTACCACATCTTTCAGCTCTATTTCCTCAAACCAAAGTAATTACGCGGGAATTTGGAACTGGACAGGAGTTAGTTGCAAGTGAAAAGCAATTATTTTTAAAGGGGGAAATGTTTGGAAAAGAAGATAATTTTGAATCGATCACCGAAAAATTACACAGTAGGATCAACAACTTGGAGGATCGAACTATCAAACAATCT GACCGCCTTTTCAATATAACTCAAGCGCTGGAGCGGCTTAAAGAAAGGGGATATATCTGGCCAAAAGATGAT aatgaaatattattgttgGAGGAGAGACTGAAAGAATATAAATTAGCTGATATCTATTCTCAAGAAATTGATGTTATTAAGTCTCAGTTGGAGAAACTGAAAGAATTTTATTCGGAGTTAAAATTATGCTGTAGCACACGTACAAATCATATTACTAGCGAAGATTTAGAAAAACGCATCGAAATGGTCTTAATTGATCATTTCGGTACGTTGATGTCGAACGCAGAAAAAGTTAAAG TTCGAGACAAATCATGGATTGcgaatgatgttataacggatGATCGCGTTCGCGAAATAGTCAAGGAAgccataaaaatatatgatgCGGACAAAACGGGACGTGTTGATTATGCTTTAGAATCTGCCG gtGGTCAGATCATTAGTACACGTTGTACTCAAAAATACGATATAAAAACTAGGGTAGTCAAACTGTTGGCTTTTACATTAtatcatgaaaataataatcCTCGTACAGTGATACAAGGAAATCCAATACAACCAGGTGCTTGCTGGGCATTTCAAGGCTTTCCaggatatttattaattaagttACGAAGTTCTATTTATGTTACTGGATTTACAGTTGAACATGCACCGAAATCGATTTTACCCAATGAAGAAATGAGAAGTGCGCCTAAAAAGTTTAATGTCTGG GGTTTTGTCGATGAAAATGATTCTGAACCTGTATTGTTTGGTGATTACGAATTTGCAGCTTCGGATGATAATCTACAATACTTCCCAGTTGAA AATACAGCAATCAAGACACCATATGAATATGTGGAATTAAGGATACACAGTAACCATGGACAACTTGAATATACATGTTTGTACAGATTTCGTGTACACGGAAAATCAgtttaa